From the genome of Nicotiana sylvestris chromosome 1, ASM39365v2, whole genome shotgun sequence:
GTTTGGCTCTTCAACTTCAAATTTAGCCACGGAGGGAGTAGTAATTAAGAAAAACAATTGGAATGCAAATTAATGTAGTAAATTGTTCAAAGACAACCTGTAAGTTTTATTTCGTCACATTTAGTCCCACCCCGTTCCTAGATTTTACTGCCATTAGTCGAATCTTCCTCGAACCAAACTCGAGGGTTCTCGACCAGACCAACGCTGAAAGCTGCAGATTCAGATTCCTTTGCCAATATTAACGAATTCCCCGTTAGCAATTCAATCGATTAGCATGAGCTAAAAGTTTTAGCTCGGGTTTTTCCCATGGATCGTTGGACAGGAATCTTGAAGGTGCCCTTGTACGCTGATAGCAGCACATATTATCGAGTTGCAGCTTCTCTTTGCCTTTCCGCTTCTACTAAATCACTCTCTGTAAGTTCTTACAAACCCTAGACCCTGCAGAAAGTTTAATAAATCAAACACCCCACCTCCCAATCAAATACTCTTCTGTTCTTTTTTATTTAAAGAAATGACATTTTAACAATGTAGCTATTTGGATGAATTCATAATCAATTGCGCCTCAATTCCAAATAAGTTGGGGTCGTTTATATGTATCCATTCAGTTACGTTTCAATTCCAAATTAGTTGGGGTCGTTTATAGGTGGAGTTACGTAGACACTGAAAAAGGAAATTTTGATATACTGTATTGAAGGGATGGACATTTTAATTTGTGTAGCAGTAAAGTTGCTTGCTTTATTGGTTTTAATGGAATCATCAGCTCTTATTGCCTTGTATTTTGTATGAGAGATAGGTACCTGTTGCAAATGCCATTTTTTTCAACGGAGATAAGGTTGAAGGGACAGGAAATCAAGTGATTGAGAGGCTATCAGACCTGCAAAAAATAGCTGAAATCTTGGTTTCAAAATTTGGGAATTCTATCAATGCTTGGGTTGTTGAGTCACCAGTTTTTAATGGGCCTTTTGCAGTTTATAAGGACTTTATCCCTTCTGTCAATGAATATGGAGAGCCCAAATCTTATGATGCAGAGCGGTTCCCTGCTTCTTCCACCACTGTCTTGCTTTTGTGGAATTGCCTGAAAGAGGTAATTATCTATTGCTCCAAGTACTTGACTTGCTTTCAGTAATCACAATGTACCACTTTTTTTGTTAAGTCAGTATTGAAAGAGAAAACTTAAGGTGATGATCCTCGTTGGAGTTTTGGAATGTGATTTTAAGTCTTTTTGGCCTGAGATGCCCTCCTCTTGCAGTTTCTTGTAGTGACATGTATGTCCATCTTGGCTCTGTATTTTAGGTAAATATTACTCTAATTTTCAATCGAAAACCTAAATAAACCCCGGACCAAAGTGAAGGTTTTGACCATTTAGTGCAACCATCTAGTGTAAGAATAAGTCTTTTGAGCTCTTTAGGCTGGAACTCGCACTAAACATGTTCGTGGGAAGACAGAGATGGTTGTGGAGGTCGTATGGTCCATTGAATCCCTCTTACAGAAACATAGGAGAAAGTACTTTTCCATTTATACAGAGTATATTGATTCTGTTAATTCTCGCAAGAAAAAGTGATGAATCACCAATTGCTTTTTGCTATTCTTTTTATACAGCTTACATTAAGGCTATAACTTGCTTCTCTGGTGGCTTGTGAATATTCTTGTTCCATTTATGCATTTCTTTATTTTGACCTTGTTTGGCTTGTCCATATGCAGAATATTAGGAATGAAAGTGATATATTGCCTCTTTAAAGAGGGCGATTAGTACTTCTTCTTGCACATTTTTACATCACATGCAATGGTTTTGCATATTTCCAGTTGTTAAACAATTTACTCTACTGCCTTGGCAGGCAAAAAATGTCATTTTAGGGAAGCAAAAAGAGCCCTATCAAGCTGAAGTTTCTACATCAACTTCAAGTACACCAAGAACAATACTACTTGGATTTAGTAAGGGTGGTACTGTACTCAACCAGCTGGTTACTGAGCTTGGTTTTGCACCAGTCCAGTTCACTGAAGATGTATCGTTAGCAAATAAGAATGTGACAAATGGAGGATTTGCCTCCCTGCAACAAGATCAGATCATTCCAAATTCTAAGGATAGCTTCTTAAATAGCATAGCTGAATTCCATTACGTAGATGTTGGTCTAAACACACAGGGAGCATATGTAACCAACCAAGATGTCATTGATAAAATTTCTGAGCGCCTCGTGCAAGGAGCCCCTGGAATTCGGTTTTTCCTTCATGGAACTCCTAGACAGTGGTGTGATGGCCGCAGGATTTGGATCCGGAAGGAGAAGGATGAGTTTTTTCGGCTGCTCAGAGGAGCAACTCAGAAGAATATGGGGAAATTGTATATACGTGAAAGATTATATTTTGGTAATAGGCTCCCTGAACTCCAGATACACTTTGAAATCATGGAGCATTTGGATGTGAGTTGAGTGTTTGTTCCTGATGAAATGCATTTACTAAAATATTGTCAACCTCCCGGAACTAGTCCAAGGCATCGATATGATTATGGGCCTTTTGCTGTCATTGTTATTTCGTATATGATGCTGCTGTTCCTGAATTTTATCATGTCGCTTTGTATACATTTCATACTTTTTcgcttccttttttttttttaaccaaaaaaaaaaaaaaaaactaccttTTGTGGTGgtggcttctttttttttttccccttttcgggggtggggtggggggtgaGTATTGGAAAAATTGATTTTAACCaattttactggtaaaattgaatcTATCACTGGTACTGAAAGGTGTGATCTCGGGATTAATGAGTTGGTATTGAAGAGTGTGATCTAGTGGTCAATGAGTTGGTATGGATTATGTGAGACAGTATTTTTAAAtgttcttttttttggcgaaatGGCTTCTTGGCCACCTAAACTTGCACCCGATTTGAAAGCCGATATATGAACTTTCGGTTTTTCCATTTTAGCACCCCAACTcgataaaaatagttataataaaCCCCTCCCTCAGAGCGTGTATCTCAATTGCCTGAAGTGAATACCACGTCAGATACTAAGACCATTTATTGTTTGACATTTGTAAAATCTGGGTCCCatcccttttaaaattaatttatcaatttttttaatttttgttctcttttctttcttcttcaccATAGCTCCTGCAAAACGTTCCCTTCCCCAACCACTATTTTCACTGGTAAATATTCAAATATGAACAATTCATATCCTAGTATATATCTTAACCAAAACTCAATCtagaaattagtccaaataagcCATTAGATCTtctaaaaaaatatcaaaaccatTCCGACAAGGTTTTTATCGAAAAAAATGGCATCTTGGTGGCACTCGTCAAAATAAAAATTAACAGACCTCCTTGAGCACCTATTACTTCCTACCCCTGAAAATTTCCAGTAATATTGTAGTCACAACCGGCCAAAGAAGATCGCCGGAAACGCTGTCACCACCATACCTGTCGTCAAACTAAGAAAATGAGATAGACTAACCAACGCTACCAACGCTAAAATAATTAGCTTGTGGAGAAATGAAGCCTGGCCAAGGGATTGTTCAAAGTCGCAACGAAGAGAAAGGAGGTGGGGGTGGGGGACCGGGAAGAAACTATGGCGAGAAAGAAATTGAGGGGGGGGGTAAGG
Proteins encoded in this window:
- the LOC104243580 gene encoding uncharacterized protein — its product is MDRWTGILKVPLYADSSTYYRVAASLCLSASTKSLSVPVANAIFFNGDKVEGTGNQVIERLSDLQKIAEILVSKFGNSINAWVVESPVFNGPFAVYKDFIPSVNEYGEPKSYDAERFPASSTTVLLLWNCLKEAKNVILGKQKEPYQAEVSTSTSSTPRTILLGFSKGGTVLNQLVTELGFAPVQFTEDVSLANKNVTNGGFASLQQDQIIPNSKDSFLNSIAEFHYVDVGLNTQGAYVTNQDVIDKISERLVQGAPGIRFFLHGTPRQWCDGRRIWIRKEKDEFFRLLRGATQKNMGKLYIRERLYFGNRLPELQIHFEIMEHLDVS